Proteins encoded by one window of Salvia splendens isolate huo1 chromosome 5, SspV2, whole genome shotgun sequence:
- the LOC121805163 gene encoding peroxisomal and mitochondrial division factor 2-like yields MADEPSFHEEFADADNADSYEIAELNQRINDLEEENTKNVKEIDELKASIEKLESENADLKNQTENAQSDNKAFGAVAARAADLESEVSRLHHGLATAMIDLQELPGLKSELEGMKGRAMEKDVKLDAAEREKALLVVELDARDKQIQVFKKNVEELEAVVGKGKGYAEKDGLAMKVEKMKAEISVLQSCLDDKQILIKELERGGIYGDDSLGKRGLICGLRQREWMIVGGSAIATAAVMVGYIHAARKH; encoded by the coding sequence ATGGCGGACGAGCCGTCGTTCCACGAAGAATTCGCTGATGCTGACAATGCGGATTCCTATGAGATTGCGGAGCTCAATCAAAGGATCAATGATCTCGAGGAGGAGAACACTAAGAACGTTAAGGAAATAGATGAGCTGAAGGCATCTATTGAGAAATTGGAATCCGAGAATGCGGATTTGAAGAATCAAACGGAGAACGCGCAATCGGACAACAAGGCGTTTGGTGCTGTGGCTGCGCGCGCCGCGGATCTCGAAAGCGAGGTGTCGAGGCTGCATCACGGTTTGGCGACCGCGATGATCGATTTGCAGGAATTGCCTGGATTGAAGAGCGAATTGGAGGGGATGAAAGGGAGGGCGATGGAGAAAGATGTGAAACTGGATGCGGCGGAGAGGGAGAAGGCGTTGCTGGTGGTGGAACTGGATGCTAGGGATAAGCAAATCCAGGTTTTCAAGAAGAATGTGGAGGAATTGGAAGCTGTGGTGGGCAAGGGCAAGGGTTATGCGGAGAAGGATGGTTTGGCGATGAAGGTGGAGAAGATGAAGGCTGAAATCAGCGTTCTGCAAAGCTGTTTGGATGATAAGCAGATTTTGATCAAGGAGCTCGAGCGTGGTGGCATCTATGGCGATGATAGCCTTGGAAAGAGAGGGTTGATTTGTGGTCTGAGGCAAAGGGAGTGGATGATTGTGGGTGGCTCAGCCATTGCTACTGCTGCTGTAATGGTGGGGTACATACATGCTGCAAGAAAACATTGA
- the LOC121804584 gene encoding mitogen-activated protein kinase 20-like produces the protein MQSDNLKKKGSKEMDFFSEYGEASRYIIQEVVGKGSYGVVCSAIDTRTGDKVAIKKIHGIFEHISDAARILREVKLLRLLQHPDVVEIKHIMLPPSRREFKDIYVVFELMETDLHQVIKANDDLTREHYQFFLYQLLRALKYIHTANVYHRDLKPKNILANANCKLKICDFGLARVAFSDTPTTIFWTDYVATRWYRAPELCGSFFSKYTPAIDIWSIGCIFAEVLTGRPLFAGKNVVHQLDMITDLLGTPSMDTISRVRNDKARRYLTSMRKKPPVPFSQKFPNADPLALRLLEKLLAFDPRDRPTAQEALADPYFKGLAKVDREPSCQPISKMEFEFERRKVTKEDIRELIFREILEYHPQLLKDYINGIERTTFVYPSALDQFKKQFAHLEENIGKSSPAIPLERKHASLPRSTVVHSGAVAPKEQATVHPKDRQNGEESCGRNSRDFNGIHSSLPRTLQPPQRILQAKPGKVVGPVFPYESGNATRDGYEGRTLARTGVAPPPIPPTSCYYRSSKDRLERPAAETQKTLPPQMMKQMPNCGMAAKLAPDTAVNTGSNPFCVSRAAVMKVDHTHDRVGVGTNLQQTRAPTHAATNANAAAHRKVGSVQYGMARMY, from the exons ATGCAGTCTGATAACCTAAAAAAGAAG GGTTCAAAGGAAATGGACTTCTTTTCTGAGTATGGCGAGGCAAGCAGGTATATAATCCAGGAGGTTGTAGGAAAAGGAAGTTATGGTGTTGTTTGTTCTGCGATCGACACTCGTACTGGTGACAAGGTTGCAATAAAGAAAATCCATGGCATCTTCGAGCACATATCTGATGCTGCTCGGATTCTCCGAGAGGTAAAGCTTCTCAGGCTTTTGCAGCATCCAGATGTTGTCGAGATCAAGCATATCatgcttcccccttcaaggagGGAATTCAAAGATATTTACGTAGTTTTTGAGCTAATGGAGACTGATCTACATCAAGTTATCAAAGCAAATGATGACTTGACACGGGAACATTACCAATTTTTTCTTTACCAATTGCTTCGTGCCCTTAAATATATTCACACAG CTAATGTTTACCACCGTGATTTGAAACCAAAGAACATCCTGGCAAATGCAAATTGTAAACTGAAAATATGTGATTTTGGATTGGCTAGAGTTGCATTCAGTGACACACCGACGACTATATTTTGGACG GATTATGTTGCTACTAGATGGTACAGGGCTCCAGAATTGTGTGGCTCGTTTTTCTCAAAG TATACTCCAGCTATTGACATATGGAGTATCGGCTGCATTTTTGCTGAGGTGTTAACGGGGAGACCACTTTTTGCTGGAAAGAATGTTGTTCATCAGCTGGACATGATAACCGATCTACTCGGCACTCCTTCAATGGATACGATTTCTCGA GTGCGTAATGATAAGGCTAGGAGATATCTCACAAGCATGAGAAAGAAGCCGCCGGTTCCTTTTTCACAGAAATTTCCAAATGCTGATCCATTAGCCCTTCGGCTCTTGGAGAAGCTGCTTGCTTTTGATCCAAGGGACCGGCCTACAGCTCAAGAG GCACTAGCTGATCCGTACTTTAAGGGATTGGCCAAAGTCGACAGAGAACCATCCTGTCAGCCAATTTCGAAGATGGAATTTGAATTTGAGAGGCGGAAGGTGACAAAAGAGGACATTCGGGAGTTAATATTCCGCGAGATACTAGAGTACCATCCTCAGCTGTTGAAGGACTACATCAATGGAATCGAGAGAACTACCTTTGTCTATCCGAG TGCCCTTGATCAGTTCAAGAAACAATTTGCTCATTTGGAAGAAAATATTGGCAAAAGCTCACCAGCGATTCCTCTCGAAAGAAAGCATGCCTCCCTTCCTAG GTCTACCGTTGTACATTCTGGTGCAGTAGCACCTAAGGAACAAGCTACCGTTCATCCCAAAGATCGGCAAAATGGTGAAGAATCATGCGGCCGGAATTCAAGAGATTTCAATGGGATCCATAGTAGTTTGCCTAGAACATTGCAGCCACCGCAGAGGATCCTACAAG CTAAGCCAGGTAAAGTAGTCGGTCCAGTTTTTCCATACGAGAGTGGGAATGCCACAAGAGATGGTTATGAGGGAAGAACTCTGGCACGAACGGGTGTTGCTCCTCCCCCTATCCCACCGACAAGTTGTTACTATAGAAGCAGCAAAGACAGGCTGGAGAGGCCAGCAGCCGAGACTCAGAAAACCTTGCCACCTCAGATGATGAAGCAAATGCCCAACTGTGGGATGGCTGCTAAACTAGCTCCGGATACAGCAGTTAACACAGGAAGCAATCCTTTCTGTGTGAGTCGGGCTGCAGTGATGAAGGTTGATCACACTCATGACAGAGTCGGGGTTGGCACGAACCTTCAGCAGACCAGAGCTCCGACTCACGCAGCTACAAACGCCAATGCAGCTGCACACAGAAAGGTAGGTAGTGTTCAGTATGGCATGGCGAGGATGTATTAG